Genomic segment of Nostoc sp. TCL240-02:
CCTCCGATATCCGCAACGAATACCGTGATGGAGAAATTATCCCTATGACAGGTGGAACCCCAGACCATAATGATATTACCAGCAACCTTGTGGCTATCTTGAAAGCCACATTGCGGGGAAAGCCATACCGTGTATTTATCCTGGATCAACGACTCTGGATTCCCGGTGCAAATCTCTATACTTACCCTGATGTGATGGTTCTGCCCAAACCCTTAGAACTTCAAACTGGACGCAAAGATACTGTGGTGAACCCCTGCTTTATTGCTGAGGTATTGTCTAAGTCCACCCAAAACTACGATTCTCCTGCGGAGACGCTATGCGAACGCGGCGAGAAATTTGTTGCCTATCGTAAAATTCCTACCTTCCAAGAATATTTACTGATCGATCAATATCGCATACACATTGAGCATCATGTCAAAACAGCCGCTCATCAGTGGCTATTTTCAGAATACGACGACCCAACTGTCACCCTTTCTTTGAGTACCTTTGAGTTGCAAATTCAAATTGCAGAACTTTACGAAAATATTGATTTTTCAAACGTTTGAGTTGAATGCCTAAAACAGGAGTAGAACAGGCGATAGAAACCGATGAAGCGATCGCAACAACTTGAAGCTGTTGGCATTAATTTCTCAAATTCAACTTAATTTAATGGAGGCATAATGTCCGAGATTACCCTAAACCCAGAACAACTCAAGGAAATATTGAAAAGCGCGATCGTCGAATTGATTCGTGATAACCGTGAAGAAGTCTCTGAATTTTTGGCAGAAATTATTGAAGACATAGCAATGGAACGAGCGATCGCGGAAGGTGAAACATATATCGATATTTTCCATAGTAAATGACTACTGCTGAAAATTGCTAAACCAGGAGTTGAAGGAGCGATTGAGACTGATGAAGCGATCGCAACAACTTGGATAAACCAACAACTAGAAACCTTAGGCATTAACGTAACCACAGTCACTTAACATACTGGAGTAGCAATGAAAGCACTTAAAGTCATGGCAACGATCAATGAGGAGGGACAACTAAGGGACTTGCGTGAAAATAAAGTAGCAGTAAACCGAGTTTCGACTGCGCTCAACTACTCGACATCTGAGGGTTGAGCGCAGTCGAAACCCGCCTGGTTGGTACACTATTAACCCGCAGATCCCTAACCTTAGATCATCCTCTCACAACAGATAAAAACAGCCGTGTAGAAGTCATTGTTTTAATCCCAGATGAAGAAACCCCAGATGAGACATCTCAGGCAGAAGTTTTAGCAGATTTCCGGCAAGCTTGGCACGAAGCCATGACTGAGCAAACGATTCCCGTTGCTCAACTTTGGGAAGGTCTTGAAGATGACTATTTTGAAATTGTGGAAAGCTTTGCAACCATCTGAGTCCGAGATG
This window contains:
- a CDS encoding Uma2 family endonuclease; translated protein: MIAQPETKHYTVEEYLELEIASDIRNEYRDGEIIPMTGGTPDHNDITSNLVAILKATLRGKPYRVFILDQRLWIPGANLYTYPDVMVLPKPLELQTGRKDTVVNPCFIAEVLSKSTQNYDSPAETLCERGEKFVAYRKIPTFQEYLLIDQYRIHIEHHVKTAAHQWLFSEYDDPTVTLSLSTFELQIQIAELYENIDFSNV